TTTGAAAAAACTTTTAGGAGGTGCATAAACATGGCAAAGAAACCTAAAAAACCTAAAGGAGGCATGAAATGAGCGTTTTGAAGGTTTTAGCTGGCAGGCTTTCTGCAGAGACAACAGAAAGGGCAGTCATTGAGTATATGGCGGACAAGGATGAGCTATTTGCCCTACTGCCTTTTACCAAAAGTCAGACTAATATTTACAGCTGGTATAGGACGGGAGATGTGCCTACGGCGTCGGTAGTGGATCCCTACGGGACCATCCCAGAGGTAGATGTGTCTGGTACTGTGATGCAAAATAGGGTTTCTATGATCGCTGCGGATGTTGTAGTCTATAACTTTGAAGCTACCGCAGTAGAACAACTTGTAGACCGTGTGCTTGAAAAGACACTTGCAGCATCTGAAGCGATCACGAGAGCCTTCAAAAGACTGTTCATCACAGGAAACAGTGCAAACCCAAACGAGTTTGATGGCTTGGATAGGTTCGTGGATGCGAGCATGATAGTTGACGCTGGTTCAGGCGGTGCTCCTATATCGTTCCAGCTACTTGACCAGCTTTTAGAGAAGTTCCCTGCCGGAGCAGAACCCACCGCAATCATAGTGCACCCGAGGACATACCTAAGCATTAAAGCACTACTTAGAACTCTCTATGTAAATCCCGAACAAGTCATGTTGCCCAACTTTGGAAGACCTGTGATGGCTTATAACGGAATCCCAATCCTCAGAAATGAATACATCCCCATCACAAACAATCTAACCTCTGTGTATGCAGTCAGATTGGGGCAAACCGCAGTGCATGGCGTGTATATGGGAGACAACGCAGGTGTGGTAATAGAAGAAGTGGGTAAGGTTCAGGACAAGGATGCGAGAAAATGGAGACTAAAGTGGTATGTGAGCATGGCATCTAAGAACAAGTGGGATGTAGCTAAGATAACCAACATTAACAATTAATCATGAAGAGAGTGAAAATCCCTTGGCAAGGCAATAGCCCCCTCTACTTCCCCGGGGGCGTGATCAATTTCAAAGATGGCGTATCCGTAGACCCAGTGCCAGAGCAACTCTTGAGGAGACTTCTTGCTATATACGGCAATCAGATAGAGGTTATTGACGATGAAGATAGAACTGAAGATCAAGAAGCTCCCGCAGATACTACAAACAAACGCAGTAGAAAAAAGTCTTAGGAGAGCAATCATGATAGCATCAGAAACGTATGTGAAAGACATTCACGATTGGATAGACAGCGGGCGGGCGTTCAAACCACGCACGGGAAATCTTCAGAGGTCTATCACATGGTATATGTCAACAGAGAACTCCGCACGCATCATAGCACAGGCGGATTACGCAAAGTATGTAGAGTTTGGCACTAAACCGCATACTATACTACCTAAAAGAAGAAAAGCACTAAAAATCCCAACCGCAGAGGGATACATATTTAGAAAGAAAGGCAATCACCCCGGAAGTAAACCATACCCTTATTTCTTTGCAAATTTGCAGGATAGAGCCAAAAGGGTAGCCCTTGAGTTCATGAGGGCTTTGGAGGGAGTGATATGAGCTTTGTGTTTATCACGAGTGCCGACTTTGCAGATGAGCCCATAAGCCCAAGTGATACTGATATAAGCTTCGCAAATATATACACAGAAAGAACGCTATCTCTGTACGGAGTCCAGCCCGCAGACCTAAACTCCGCAGGGCTGGAGTGGGCAAAAGAATATACAAAAATCGTAGCACTGAGAAGACTATATCTGAGGCTTGCACAGTCTGAAGACAGCAAATACTACGAGAAATCTGACATGTATTTAAAAATACAAAACGAGCTTAAGGGACTTTTCAACAGACAAACAATGACCACCACTGGAGCAAGTCCTCAAAGCTACGAGGTGAAAAGAGCATGAGGCTTGTAGAGTTGTATGCTGAACTGCAAACACTTTTCCCAGACCACACGCATACAATCGGCTACAAAAGCCCCGAGGAGTTAAGAGCTGATGTGCAAAAGCTTATGAGTGTATTTTTAGAGAGAGAACAGATAGACAGAAACAACACAATCTCAAGCTTTGTTATCATCGTAGCACACAAAAAGAAGCTTTCTCAGTTTGACGAGTTTCAATCTGAAGTGGATGCAATTTTGCAGAAGCTTTACGCCAAGCTACCGCTCACGGACTTCTCTGTTGAGTATGCAAACAACGACATCTATCTGTTTGCATTGATCAAAGCCCAAGCCAAAAGGAGGCTGCTATGAGCTACGAGTATAGACCGCTGCACCAAGAGACTTTAAGAAGAATAATAAGGACAAGGGCTATAACTGTTAACGGTAGAGTGCAGATAAACCTTGACCCGGAAGCGAGGTGGGTGATTATTCAGAATGTGTCTGATGCAGAGGTCTACATCGGAAACAGCACAGTAGATAACACGAACGGCTTTAAGCTTTCACCCGGGGACAGTCTTGTTTTTAACTTCCTGCCCGGGTTTGAGATTTATGCATATGCAAACAACAAAGAAATCAGAGTCATGGAGGTGGAATAAATGAGACACAAGCTTCTAAGAGTTTTTAGAAAGTTAATACTACCCGAGGCGGAGCTTTTGGTGGTTGGAAGTAAGCTTTATGCAAAGAAAACAACAAGAAATGGAGAAGTGATTGACTACGGACTGCAAAGTCAAAAACTCATCACAAACAGAGGGATGATCACGCTTCTAAAGACGCTAGGAGGATTTTATGCAGATGACAACGATTTCAGTGTGTTCTACGCATGGAACACAGCAAGAGGGCACACTTCTGGAACAGGGACAAACCCAGAGAGCTTCACTGATACTAACTTACAATCCCCAATTCAAACTTCACCCGTCACAGCCGCGACTTACAACTACTTTTTTGATACAACAAGTCAAGTCTATAAACTGCGTTCTATTGCTACGCTTTCATACTCCTTACCCGCCACCGTATCAGAGCACGCGGTGTGGTCGTTCCACCCCGGTAATGCTACTTGGCACTTCTTTGATCGTTCCGTGCTTGCTACTCCGATTTCAGTTCTGAGTGGAGATACTATCACATTTACTTACATATTAGAGATCTCAAGAGCATGAAGGGAGTGTGAATATGCAGTATGTGTTTGTGATTGAGAACAATCAAGTGAAAGATGCTTACGAGTTTCATCCAGAGCAAGGCTTTATGGCAAGAAAAGAAGAATGGATAGGCGTTGCAGTGGGAGAGATAGAAAACAGACTTAAAACTCAATACGCAAGCGTGAGTAAGCTAAGAGAGATAGCAAACGAGATAGTCTATGAGGTGAAGTGATGGCAAACTACAATGTGCAAATCACGAGAGGGTTGAGGTTCTCAGCTAATCGGAAAGCGAATGATGTTGTAGTCAAAAGAGGCTTGAGATTTTTAGCTAAAAGAAGGCGGGACGAGTGGATACAAAACTTTGGCGGTGGCAGTGGTGCCGGGAGCACAAAAAGAAGAGTGAGGTTTAGGTTCCAATGAGTTGGGTTTTGTCTTTTACTATGCTGGTAGCATGCGGGCTTTTGTCAGCTGGCTTGCTCATTGAACGCAAAATGCATCTACAGACAGCTGAGAGACTATCTCAGTGCAAAGCAGAACTGAAAGCCACACAAGAGAACCTTGTCAAATACACAGATCTTTATTCTGAACTAAAAAGCAAGTGTGAGCTTGATAAAAAGAAGATAGAGCAGAGATATA
The DNA window shown above is from Hydrogenobacter thermophilus TK-6 and carries:
- a CDS encoding major capsid protein, producing the protein MSVLKVLAGRLSAETTERAVIEYMADKDELFALLPFTKSQTNIYSWYRTGDVPTASVVDPYGTIPEVDVSGTVMQNRVSMIAADVVVYNFEATAVEQLVDRVLEKTLAASEAITRAFKRLFITGNSANPNEFDGLDRFVDASMIVDAGSGGAPISFQLLDQLLEKFPAGAEPTAIIVHPRTYLSIKALLRTLYVNPEQVMLPNFGRPVMAYNGIPILRNEYIPITNNLTSVYAVRLGQTAVHGVYMGDNAGVVIEEVGKVQDKDARKWRLKWYVSMASKNKWDVAKITNINN
- a CDS encoding HK97 gp10 family phage protein, producing MKIELKIKKLPQILQTNAVEKSLRRAIMIASETYVKDIHDWIDSGRAFKPRTGNLQRSITWYMSTENSARIIAQADYAKYVEFGTKPHTILPKRRKALKIPTAEGYIFRKKGNHPGSKPYPYFFANLQDRAKRVALEFMRALEGVI